The following proteins come from a genomic window of Kitasatospora sp. NBC_01246:
- the ftsR gene encoding transcriptional regulator FtsR — protein MVAAPRQPVRPDRPAGGGRRRGGDELLSIGAVLTFLRDDFPEVTISKIRFLEAEGLVEPQRTPSGYRKFSPADVERLAYVLRMQRDHYLPLRVIREHLDAIERGEAPPALPAAEARPGPMEEADRELVAAAEAAVGVRLGRAELLAAAEAGEGELVEWESYGLVAAGSDGGYDGEALQVARLVAELGRYGLEPRHLRAMKAAADREIALVEQVVAPLRRHRNPQTRAHAEATARELATLSVRLHAAMVQAGLRARS, from the coding sequence GTGGTCGCGGCCCCCAGGCAGCCGGTCCGTCCGGACCGGCCCGCCGGGGGCGGCCGACGGCGCGGCGGCGACGAACTGCTGAGCATCGGCGCGGTGCTGACCTTCCTGCGGGACGACTTCCCCGAGGTCACCATCTCGAAGATCAGGTTCCTGGAGGCCGAGGGCCTGGTCGAGCCCCAGCGCACGCCGTCGGGCTACCGCAAGTTCAGCCCGGCCGACGTCGAGCGGCTGGCCTACGTGCTGCGGATGCAGCGTGACCACTACCTGCCGCTGCGGGTGATCCGCGAACACCTGGACGCTATCGAGCGCGGCGAGGCCCCACCGGCGTTGCCCGCTGCGGAGGCCCGCCCCGGGCCGATGGAGGAGGCGGACCGCGAGCTGGTGGCGGCCGCCGAGGCCGCGGTCGGGGTCCGGCTGGGCCGGGCCGAGCTGCTGGCCGCCGCCGAGGCCGGTGAGGGCGAGCTGGTGGAGTGGGAGTCCTACGGGCTGGTCGCGGCCGGATCGGACGGCGGCTACGACGGCGAGGCGCTGCAGGTGGCCCGGCTGGTCGCGGAACTGGGCCGGTACGGACTGGAGCCGCGCCACCTGCGGGCCATGAAGGCCGCCGCCGACCGTGAGATCGCCCTGGTGGAGCAGGTGGTGGCGCCTCTGCGCCGGCACCGCAACCCGCAGACCCGGGCGCACGCCGAGGCCACGGCGCGGGAGCTGGCGACCCTCTCCGTCCGGCTGCACGCCGCCATGGTGCAGGCCGGTCTGCGGGCCCGCTCGTGA
- a CDS encoding small basic family protein, with translation MIAVLGLVIGVVVGLFVQPEVPDAVVPYLPIAVVAALDAVFGGVRAMLDGIFNDKVFIVSFLSNVVVAALIVFLGDQLGVGSQLSTGVVVVLGIRIFSNAAAIRRHVFRA, from the coding sequence GTGATTGCCGTACTGGGTCTTGTGATCGGGGTGGTCGTCGGGCTCTTCGTCCAACCCGAGGTGCCCGATGCCGTCGTGCCGTACCTGCCCATCGCGGTGGTGGCGGCACTGGACGCGGTGTTCGGCGGCGTCCGGGCGATGCTGGACGGCATCTTCAACGACAAGGTGTTCATCGTGTCGTTCCTGTCCAACGTGGTGGTGGCGGCCCTGATCGTCTTCCTCGGGGACCAGCTCGGTGTCGGCTCCCAGCTGTCCACCGGTGTGGTCGTCGTCCTCGGCATCCGCATCTTCTCCAACGCCGCTGCGATCAGGCGCCATGTCTTCCGCGCCTGA
- a CDS encoding FHA domain-containing protein, with product MSFFSKLFGRNKGRDAAAVEAPTARHRRADEEPAVPGMRPAPEGGQYAERPMFRDGGDAQYAGNQAGYGASVDPSGAPRIGFPSGPSTSGGGFAPDPYAGHNPSGVPRQEAVNMAGPTPCPRCGNQNPAAARFCSNCGTALRGGALPEGPAETTSTISISGLESYDPNTTTGTGTPALSAEVLSAIDALPPGSALLIVQRGPNSGSRFLLDSDKTTAGRHPQGDIFLDDVTVSRKHVEFRRTPGGGFTVADVGSLNGTYVNRERIDEVPLNNGDEVQIGKYRLVFFASHHRGY from the coding sequence GTGAGTTTCTTCTCGAAGTTGTTCGGTCGTAACAAGGGCCGTGACGCGGCTGCCGTGGAGGCACCCACCGCGCGTCACCGCCGGGCCGACGAAGAGCCCGCCGTGCCGGGCATGCGTCCCGCTCCCGAGGGCGGCCAGTACGCCGAGCGTCCGATGTTCCGGGACGGTGGCGACGCGCAGTACGCGGGCAATCAGGCGGGCTACGGCGCGTCGGTTGACCCCTCCGGCGCCCCGCGCATAGGTTTCCCGTCAGGACCCTCAACCTCTGGTGGAGGGTTTGCCCCGGACCCGTACGCCGGGCACAACCCGTCGGGTGTGCCGCGCCAGGAGGCTGTGAACATGGCTGGCCCCACTCCGTGCCCCAGGTGCGGCAACCAGAACCCGGCCGCGGCCCGCTTCTGTTCCAACTGCGGTACGGCGCTGCGCGGGGGCGCGCTGCCCGAGGGGCCGGCGGAGACCACGTCGACCATCTCGATCTCGGGCCTGGAGTCCTACGACCCCAACACCACCACCGGCACCGGTACGCCGGCCCTGTCGGCGGAGGTGCTGTCGGCGATCGACGCGCTGCCGCCGGGCTCGGCGCTGCTGATCGTCCAGCGCGGTCCGAACTCGGGCAGCCGGTTCCTGCTGGACTCGGACAAGACCACGGCCGGGCGTCACCCGCAGGGCGACATCTTCCTGGACGACGTGACCGTCTCGCGCAAGCACGTGGAGTTCCGCCGGACGCCGGGAGGCGGCTTCACCGTCGCCGACGTCGGCAGCCTGAACGGGACGTACGTCAACCGTGAGCGGATCGACGAGGTGCCGCTGAACAACGGCGACGAGGTGCAGATCGGGAAGTACCGGCTGGTGTTCTTCGCCAGTCACCACCGGGGGTACTGA
- a CDS encoding PTS sugar transporter subunit IIA, which yields MTTVTSPLTGRVVGLAGVPDPVFSGAMVGPGTAIDPVRRPTEAVAPVDGVVVSMHPHAFVVVDADGHGVLTHLGIDTVQLNGEGFELLVNKGDTVTCGQAVIKWDPAAVEAAGKSPISPIVALEAAPDSLGDLREDGDVAVGDALFSWS from the coding sequence ATGACCACTGTGACGTCGCCGCTGACCGGCCGTGTCGTCGGGCTCGCCGGCGTGCCCGACCCGGTCTTCTCCGGCGCGATGGTCGGCCCCGGCACCGCGATCGACCCGGTGCGCCGGCCGACCGAGGCCGTGGCCCCGGTGGACGGTGTCGTCGTCTCCATGCACCCCCACGCGTTCGTCGTCGTGGACGCGGACGGACACGGCGTACTGACGCACCTCGGCATCGACACCGTGCAGCTCAACGGCGAGGGCTTCGAGCTCCTCGTCAACAAGGGCGACACGGTGACCTGCGGCCAGGCCGTCATCAAGTGGGACCCGGCCGCCGTCGAGGCCGCGGGCAAGTCGCCGATCTCGCCGATCGTCGCTCTGGAGGCCGCCCCCGACTCGCTCGGCGACCTTCGCGAGGACGGGGACGTCGCCGTGGGCGACGCCCTCTTCAGCTGGAGCTGA
- a CDS encoding DUF881 domain-containing protein: MPATPTPSASDGRYNRPDASMSLLTGVMDHSLDEGYAEAAAARGGDRDSRIPGTARGLLTLGLGLALVGAVVTVGAVNAHKAEPTLAKERDALIHRINDSNGSAERLQQQVQELRRKVDTTQQQALSPGDSDPAALAGAVGLAEVTGPGVKLVLEDASGTGGGGNVDPRAGQGFSNSGRLRDRDLQLVVNGLWESGAEAVSINGQRLTALSAIRAAGEAVLVDNRPLVPPYNVQALGDGSKLVATFENNMAGQYLRLLQEKYGIKSTISAQKKLTLPAAVGITLRTAQPATPEPSPSASPSAPAAASPSPTASDTGSQSPSAGPSRPATPSTSPPGKRSPSGSAKTTTAHSPTAPTTGAPPAGTGAARP; this comes from the coding sequence ATGCCAGCGACGCCGACGCCGAGTGCCAGTGACGGACGGTACAACCGTCCGGACGCCTCGATGTCCCTGCTGACCGGCGTGATGGACCACAGCCTGGACGAGGGTTACGCCGAGGCGGCCGCGGCGCGGGGCGGTGACCGCGACAGCCGGATACCCGGTACGGCCCGCGGCCTGCTCACGCTGGGTCTCGGGCTGGCCCTGGTCGGGGCGGTGGTGACGGTGGGCGCCGTGAACGCGCACAAGGCCGAGCCGACGCTCGCCAAGGAGCGCGATGCGCTGATCCACCGGATCAACGACAGCAACGGCTCGGCGGAGCGGCTCCAGCAGCAGGTCCAGGAACTGCGGCGGAAGGTCGACACCACCCAGCAGCAGGCACTGTCGCCGGGCGACAGCGACCCGGCCGCGCTGGCCGGTGCGGTGGGTCTGGCCGAGGTGACCGGGCCGGGCGTCAAGCTGGTCCTGGAGGACGCCTCCGGCACGGGCGGCGGAGGGAACGTCGACCCGCGCGCGGGCCAGGGCTTCTCGAACAGCGGACGGCTGCGCGACCGCGATCTGCAACTGGTGGTGAACGGGCTCTGGGAGTCCGGCGCCGAGGCCGTGTCGATCAACGGGCAGCGGCTCACCGCGCTCTCCGCGATCCGCGCCGCCGGTGAGGCCGTCCTGGTCGACAACCGGCCGCTGGTGCCGCCCTACAACGTCCAGGCGTTGGGGGACGGGTCGAAGCTGGTCGCCACCTTCGAGAACAACATGGCGGGTCAGTACCTGCGGCTGCTGCAGGAGAAGTACGGCATCAAGTCGACGATCTCCGCCCAGAAGAAGCTCACGCTGCCCGCCGCCGTGGGCATCACGCTGCGGACCGCCCAGCCGGCCACGCCGGAGCCGTCGCCGTCGGCGAGCCCCTCCGCCCCCGCTGCGGCCTCCCCGAGCCCCACGGCCTCCGACACGGGGTCGCAGAGCCCGTCCGCGGGGCCCTCGCGGCCGGCCACCCCGAGCACCTCGCCCCCGGGGAAGCGCTCGCCGAGCGGCTCCGCCAAGACCACGACAGCCCACTCGCCCACCGCGCCCACGACCGGGGCGCCCCCCGCAGGGACAGGAGCAGCCAGACCGTGA
- a CDS encoding mannose-1-phosphate guanyltransferase, whose protein sequence is MKAVVMAGGEGTRLRPMTSSMPKPLLPVANRPIMEHVLRLLKRHGLSDTVVTVQFLASLVKNYFGDGEELGMHLTYANEETPLGTAGSVKNAEDALKDDSFLVISGDALTDFNLTELIEYHRSKDALVTVCLTRVPNPLEFGITITDDEGRVERFLEKPTWGQVFSDTVNTGIYVMEPEVFDYVAAGESVDWSSDVFPQLLKEGKRVYGYVAEGYWEDVGTHESYGKAQADVLEGKVDVELDGFEISPGVWVAEGAEVDPEAVLRGPLYIGDYAKVEAGVEIREHTVLGSNVVVKRGAFLHKAVIHDNVYVGPQSNLRGCVVGKNTDVMRAARIEDGAVIGDECLVGEESIIGANVRVYPFKTIEAGAVVNTSVIWESRGQEHLFGLRGVSGILNVEITPELAVRLAGAYATTLKKGATVTIARDHSRGARALKRAMISGLQTSAIDVRDLENVPMPVARQHTARGSAGGIFLRTTPGVPDSLDILFFDERGADLSQAGQRKLDRVYARQEYRRAFPGEIGDLTFPSSVFDSYAGNLLRAVDTTGVREAGLKVVVDTAHGSAGLVLPSILGRLGVEALTVSSGLDEARPTEDAEERRAGLARLGELVASSRAAFGVRFDPVGERVAFVDELGRVIDDDRALLVLLDLVAAERRSGQVALPVTTTRIAEQVAAYHGTQVVWTTTTPDDLAKAASAEGTVFGGDGRGGFVVPEFSGVLDGAAAFVRLVGLVARTQLTLSQIDARIPQAHIRRRDIATPWAAKGMVMRSVVEAAGNRQLDTTDGVRVVEADGRWTLVLPDPAEAVTHLWAEGPDDEATEALLDEWATVVDGAGR, encoded by the coding sequence ATGAAAGCCGTTGTAATGGCAGGGGGCGAAGGCACCCGACTCCGCCCGATGACCTCCAGCATGCCCAAGCCGCTGCTACCGGTCGCCAACAGGCCGATCATGGAGCACGTGCTTCGGCTGCTGAAGCGGCATGGCCTCTCCGACACCGTCGTGACCGTACAGTTCCTCGCCTCACTGGTGAAGAACTACTTCGGTGACGGCGAAGAGTTGGGTATGCATCTCACGTATGCGAACGAGGAGACGCCACTCGGCACTGCGGGGAGTGTCAAGAACGCCGAGGACGCCCTGAAGGACGATTCCTTTCTGGTGATCTCCGGTGACGCACTGACCGACTTCAATCTCACCGAATTGATCGAGTACCACCGGAGCAAGGACGCTCTGGTCACCGTCTGTCTCACCCGGGTACCGAACCCTCTGGAGTTCGGCATCACGATCACCGATGACGAGGGCCGGGTCGAGCGCTTCCTGGAGAAGCCGACCTGGGGGCAGGTCTTCTCGGACACGGTCAACACCGGTATCTACGTCATGGAGCCCGAGGTCTTCGACTACGTGGCGGCGGGTGAGTCCGTCGACTGGTCGAGCGATGTGTTCCCGCAGTTGCTGAAGGAGGGCAAGCGGGTTTACGGCTACGTGGCCGAGGGCTACTGGGAGGACGTCGGCACCCACGAGAGCTACGGCAAGGCCCAGGCGGACGTCCTGGAGGGCAAGGTCGACGTCGAGCTCGACGGGTTCGAGATCTCGCCGGGCGTCTGGGTGGCGGAAGGCGCCGAGGTCGACCCCGAGGCGGTGCTCCGCGGTCCGCTCTACATCGGGGACTACGCCAAGGTCGAGGCCGGCGTGGAGATCCGCGAGCACACCGTGCTCGGCAGCAACGTGGTCGTCAAGCGGGGCGCGTTCCTGCACAAGGCGGTGATCCACGACAACGTCTACGTCGGGCCGCAGAGCAACCTGCGGGGCTGCGTGGTCGGCAAGAACACCGATGTGATGCGGGCCGCGCGGATCGAGGACGGGGCGGTGATCGGCGACGAGTGCCTGGTCGGCGAGGAGTCGATCATCGGCGCCAACGTCCGGGTCTACCCGTTCAAGACCATCGAGGCCGGCGCCGTCGTCAACACCTCGGTGATCTGGGAGTCCCGCGGTCAGGAGCACCTCTTCGGGCTGCGCGGCGTGTCGGGCATCCTCAACGTCGAGATCACACCGGAGCTGGCCGTCCGGCTGGCCGGTGCGTACGCGACGACTCTGAAGAAGGGGGCGACCGTCACCATCGCGCGTGACCACTCGCGTGGTGCGCGTGCCCTCAAGCGGGCGATGATCTCGGGGCTGCAGACCAGCGCGATCGACGTCCGCGACCTGGAGAACGTGCCGATGCCGGTGGCCCGGCAGCACACGGCCCGCGGGAGTGCCGGCGGGATCTTCCTGCGGACCACGCCCGGGGTGCCGGACTCGCTGGACATCCTGTTCTTCGACGAGCGCGGAGCCGACCTCTCCCAGGCCGGGCAGCGCAAGCTCGACCGGGTCTACGCCCGCCAGGAGTACCGGCGCGCGTTCCCGGGCGAGATCGGCGACCTGACCTTCCCGTCCAGCGTCTTCGACTCCTACGCCGGCAATCTGCTGCGGGCGGTGGACACCACCGGCGTTCGCGAGGCGGGGCTGAAGGTGGTGGTGGACACGGCGCACGGCAGTGCCGGGCTCGTGCTGCCGAGCATCCTGGGCCGGCTCGGCGTGGAGGCGCTCACCGTCTCCAGCGGGCTGGACGAGGCACGGCCGACCGAGGACGCCGAAGAACGGCGGGCGGGGCTGGCCAGGCTCGGCGAGCTGGTGGCCTCCTCGCGGGCGGCGTTCGGCGTCCGGTTCGACCCGGTCGGCGAGCGGGTGGCCTTCGTGGACGAGCTGGGCCGGGTGATCGACGACGACCGGGCGCTCCTGGTGCTGCTCGACCTGGTCGCGGCCGAGCGCCGGAGCGGGCAGGTGGCGCTGCCCGTGACGACCACCAGGATCGCCGAGCAGGTCGCCGCCTACCACGGCACCCAGGTCGTCTGGACCACGACCACGCCGGACGACCTGGCCAAGGCGGCCTCGGCCGAGGGCACGGTCTTCGGTGGCGACGGGCGCGGCGGTTTCGTCGTTCCCGAGTTCAGCGGTGTGCTGGACGGCGCGGCCGCGTTCGTCCGCCTGGTCGGGCTGGTGGCCCGTACCCAGCTCACGCTCAGCCAGATCGACGCGCGGATCCCGCAGGCGCACATCCGCCGACGGGACATCGCGACGCCGTGGGCGGCCAAGGGCATGGTCATGCGTTCGGTGGTGGAGGCGGCCGGCAACCGGCAGCTCGACACCACGGACGGTGTCCGGGTGGTCGAGGCGGACGGCCGCTGGACACTCGTGCTGCCCGATCCCGCCGAGGCGGTCACCCACCTCTGGGCGGAGGGTCCGGACGACGAGGCGACCGAGGCGCTGCTGGACGAGTGGGCGACGGTGGTCGACGGCGCCGGGCGCTGA
- a CDS encoding MerR family transcriptional regulator, with translation MTGTGDEAAVGGLCTVHMPRAARSVAELPRTDLPRVGRFPAVQPGQPAIERLAPASERPAPTSELIGYRGPTACAAAGITYRQLDYWARTGLLEPSVRSVYPASSQRLYSFRDILLLKIVKRLLDAGVSLQNIRVAVAHLQSAEAGDLTGLTLMSDGATVYECTTPQQVVDLLKGGQGVFGIAVGAVWQELELALGRLHAERTDTGETVVGHDPGDELAQRRNRAV, from the coding sequence ATGACCGGCACCGGCGATGAAGCGGCCGTGGGAGGCCTGTGCACCGTGCACATGCCGCGCGCCGCCCGCAGCGTGGCTGAACTGCCCCGGACGGACCTGCCCCGGGTGGGCCGGTTCCCGGCCGTCCAGCCGGGCCAGCCGGCCATCGAGCGGCTCGCGCCCGCCTCCGAGCGGCCGGCCCCCACCTCCGAGCTGATCGGCTACCGCGGCCCGACGGCCTGTGCGGCGGCCGGGATCACCTACCGCCAGCTGGACTACTGGGCCAGGACGGGGCTGCTGGAACCCAGCGTCCGCTCGGTCTATCCGGCGAGCAGCCAGCGGCTCTACAGCTTCCGCGACATCCTGCTGCTGAAGATCGTCAAGCGGCTGCTGGACGCGGGTGTGTCCCTGCAGAACATCCGGGTGGCGGTCGCCCATCTGCAGTCCGCCGAGGCCGGCGACCTGACCGGGCTGACGCTGATGAGTGACGGCGCGACCGTGTACGAATGCACCACACCGCAGCAGGTGGTCGATCTGCTGAAGGGTGGTCAGGGGGTCTTCGGCATCGCCGTCGGCGCCGTCTGGCAGGAGCTGGAGCTGGCCCTCGGCCGCCTGCACGCGGAGCGGACCGACACCGGCGAGACCGTGGTCGGCCACGACCCGGGGGACGAGCTGGCGCAGCGCCGCAACCGGGCGGTCTGA
- a CDS encoding bifunctional nuclease family protein — translation MNELDVVGVRVEMPSNQPIVLLREVGGDRYLPIWIGPGEATAIAFAQQGMTPVRPLTHDLFKDVLEALGQQLTEVRITDLREGVFYAELVFTGGVEVSARPSDAIALALRTGTPIYGSEEVLAEAGIAIPDEQEDEVEKFREFLDQVSPEDFGGGTPQ, via the coding sequence GTGAATGAGCTCGACGTCGTGGGTGTCCGGGTGGAGATGCCTTCCAACCAGCCGATCGTGCTGCTTCGGGAGGTCGGGGGCGATCGGTACCTGCCGATCTGGATCGGTCCCGGCGAGGCGACCGCGATCGCCTTCGCCCAGCAGGGCATGACGCCGGTGCGTCCGCTGACGCACGACCTCTTCAAGGACGTCCTGGAGGCGCTCGGCCAGCAGCTCACCGAGGTGCGGATCACCGACCTGCGCGAGGGCGTGTTCTACGCCGAGCTGGTCTTCACGGGCGGGGTCGAGGTCAGTGCCCGGCCGTCCGACGCGATAGCCCTCGCCCTGCGGACCGGTACGCCGATCTACGGGAGCGAGGAGGTGCTCGCCGAGGCGGGCATCGCGATCCCGGACGAGCAGGAGGACGAGGTCGAGAAGTTCCGCGAGTTCCTCGACCAGGTCTCTCCCGAGGACTTCGGCGGCGGCACGCCGCAGTAG
- a CDS encoding DUF881 domain-containing protein, protein MAAAPEAGTEADAEAEEPAQAREEAAPEPVSAPLPEPEPVLEPEPAPTPEPAPEAATEPGKAPDERNAGRRRMKAALWPPRLSRGQLVVAVLLFSLGLALAIQVRSTNDHHSQLRGARQEDLVRILDELDGRQQRLQQEKAELEQSLATLENSSNQAKEAQEQTRKKVTELGVLAGTVKATGPGIVLTVDDPQGQVKADMLLDTLQELRAAGAEAIQINDVRVVVNTYFTDVSGGGVQIDGKKVSQPYRFTVVGNPQDLTPALNIPGGVVRTLESHQARATISPQQKVLVDALLDLKTPQYAKPAPK, encoded by the coding sequence TTGGCAGCCGCGCCCGAAGCCGGCACGGAGGCGGACGCCGAGGCCGAGGAGCCGGCGCAGGCCCGCGAGGAGGCGGCGCCTGAGCCCGTCAGCGCCCCGCTGCCCGAGCCGGAGCCGGTCCTGGAGCCCGAGCCCGCTCCCACGCCGGAGCCCGCTCCCGAGGCGGCGACCGAGCCCGGGAAGGCCCCCGACGAGCGCAACGCGGGCCGGCGGCGGATGAAGGCGGCGCTCTGGCCCCCGCGGCTCTCCCGCGGGCAGCTGGTGGTCGCGGTGCTGCTGTTCTCGCTCGGCCTCGCCCTGGCGATCCAGGTCCGCTCCACCAACGACCACCACAGCCAGCTGCGCGGTGCCCGCCAGGAGGACCTCGTCCGGATCCTCGACGAACTGGACGGCCGCCAGCAGCGTCTCCAGCAGGAGAAGGCGGAGTTGGAGCAGTCCCTGGCCACGTTGGAGAACAGCTCCAACCAGGCCAAGGAGGCCCAGGAGCAGACCAGGAAGAAGGTGACGGAGCTCGGCGTGCTCGCCGGGACCGTCAAAGCCACTGGTCCGGGCATCGTACTGACAGTCGATGATCCCCAAGGGCAGGTGAAGGCGGATATGCTGCTGGACACCCTGCAGGAACTCCGAGCGGCGGGGGCGGAGGCGATTCAGATCAACGATGTGCGCGTGGTGGTCAACACCTACTTCACGGACGTGTCCGGCGGCGGTGTGCAGATCGACGGGAAGAAGGTCTCGCAGCCCTACCGGTTCACCGTGGTGGGGAACCCGCAGGACCTCACACCCGCACTGAACATTCCGGGAGGTGTGGTCCGTACTCTTGAGAGTCATCAGGCCCGCGCGACCATCTCCCCGCAGCAGAAGGTGCTCGTCGACGCCCTCCTCGATCTGAAGACGCCGCAGTACGCCAAGCCGGCTCCGAAGTGA
- a CDS encoding CDP-alcohol phosphatidyltransferase family protein, translating to MEVQETRVQTDRVLTIPNLLSMGRLVGVPLFLWLILWPVFDGPNNDGWALLILMLSGISDYLDGKLARRWGQISRVGQLLDPLADRLYVLSTLLGLTWREILPWWLTAILIARELFIASLLPILNRHGYGPLQVSFLGKAATFNLMYAFPLLLLGTGDTWIARPAEAVSWAFIWWGTTLYWWAGILYAVQARQIIRAGSASSASAV from the coding sequence GTGGAGGTCCAGGAGACGCGGGTCCAGACCGATCGCGTCCTCACCATCCCCAACCTGCTGAGCATGGGCCGGCTGGTCGGTGTTCCGCTCTTCCTCTGGTTGATCCTCTGGCCGGTGTTCGACGGGCCGAACAACGACGGCTGGGCGCTGCTGATCCTGATGCTGAGCGGCATCAGTGACTACCTCGACGGAAAGCTCGCCCGCAGGTGGGGGCAGATCAGCCGGGTCGGCCAGCTGCTCGATCCGCTGGCGGACCGGCTCTACGTCCTCTCCACCCTGCTGGGTCTGACCTGGCGTGAGATCCTGCCGTGGTGGCTCACGGCGATCCTGATCGCGCGTGAGCTCTTTATCGCGAGTCTCCTTCCGATTCTGAACCGGCACGGCTACGGCCCGTTGCAGGTGAGTTTCCTGGGCAAGGCCGCGACATTCAATCTGATGTACGCGTTCCCGCTTCTGTTGCTCGGCACCGGCGACACCTGGATCGCGCGGCCGGCCGAGGCCGTCAGCTGGGCCTTCATCTGGTGGGGGACCACGCTGTACTGGTGGGCCGGCATTCTCTACGCCGTCCAGGCGCGACAGATCATCCGGGCGGGCTCCGCCTCCTCCGCGTCCGCAGTCTGA
- a CDS encoding SanA/YdcF family protein gives MRFGSGIPGLLRRRARRLGVRLRQRRTQRRIFQLVTVLCSLALAPSAWLWVSAGDRVGTVRAAPNAPVAVVFGAGLFEGRPSPYLAHRLDAAVDLYRERKVQAILVTGDNGRAGYDETDAMRQYLIEHGVPQVRVVGDYAGFDTWDSCTRAHRVFGVDRAVLVSQDFHVRRALALCEAAGIDAYAVGVPELHDATWLYGGLREIPGAGKALLNAWLRPDPFFLGPREEGIPKALADAGSARG, from the coding sequence GTGCGGTTCGGCTCCGGCATACCCGGCCTGCTGCGGCGACGGGCGCGGCGGCTCGGCGTCCGGCTGCGGCAGCGGCGCACCCAGCGCAGGATCTTCCAACTCGTCACCGTGCTCTGCTCGCTGGCCCTGGCACCGAGCGCCTGGCTGTGGGTCTCGGCGGGCGACCGGGTCGGCACCGTGCGGGCCGCGCCGAACGCGCCGGTGGCGGTGGTGTTCGGCGCCGGGCTCTTCGAGGGCAGGCCGTCGCCGTACCTGGCGCACCGGCTGGACGCGGCGGTCGACCTGTACCGGGAGCGGAAGGTCCAGGCGATCCTGGTCACCGGTGACAACGGGCGGGCCGGTTACGACGAGACGGACGCGATGCGGCAGTACCTGATCGAGCACGGGGTGCCGCAGGTGCGGGTGGTGGGCGACTACGCGGGCTTCGACACCTGGGACTCCTGCACCCGGGCACACCGGGTGTTCGGGGTGGACCGGGCGGTCCTGGTCAGCCAGGACTTCCACGTCCGGCGGGCGCTGGCGCTCTGTGAGGCGGCGGGCATCGACGCGTACGCGGTCGGGGTGCCGGAGCTGCACGACGCCACCTGGCTGTACGGCGGGCTGCGGGAGATCCCGGGGGCGGGCAAGGCGCTGCTGAACGCCTGGCTGCGGCCGGACCCGTTCTTCCTCGGGCCCCGGGAGGAGGGCATCCCGAAGGCGCTGGCCGACGCGGGGAGCGCGCGGGGCTGA